A segment of the Leptolyngbya sp. NIES-3755 genome:
GGAAGTGCTTTATGCGGGAGCGCGACCGTTAGCGACTGGAACGGATGTCGTGTTCTCGCGCTATCAAGCGAATTTTGCGCCGATGGGAACGATTTTGCAGCCTCATCGACCTGCGATCGAGCTTGATCCATCCCAGCCGTTGAGAATTTTAATGGTATTAGCTGCCCCCACGGATCAGGAAGTTCTTGAACTCCGACGGGAAGCGAACCATTTACGAGATGAATTATTAAGAGATGGACAGTCTGACGGCAAGATCGATTTAACGATTTTGGATCAACCGGGACGTGAAGAGTTAACTCAAGAATTGGAGCAAGGACACTATCAAGTCTTGCACTACGCTGGACACAGCAATTTAGGTCTGTCTGGTGGCGATTTGTATTTAGTCAGCGATCGGACTGGATTAACTGAAGTCCTGAGTGGCGATGATCTCGCTGGACTGCTGGTCAATAATGGCGTGAGAATGGCGGTCTTCAATTCTTGCCGAGGAGTTTATACCGCGACGGCTGATCCCGCTGATGAAACGGAATCGAGCAATCTCACAGATGCGCTGCTAAAACGAGGAATTCCGGCTGTCTTAGCGATGGCAGAACGAATTCCCGATGATGTAGCGTTGACGCTGAGCCGATTGTTTTATCGCAATCTCAAGCAACGTTATCCGATCGATTTAAGTCTAAGTCGTGCACGTCAGGGATTACTCTCTTCCTACGGCTCGAATCAGTTGTATTGGGCATTGCCCATTCTCTATTTGCATCCTGATTTTGATGGCTATCTTCAACCCACTGCACTTCCCGAATCGAATTATTCGCTGCCAGATCCCCAGCTTGCCCTCTCAAGTTTTGCGATCGATCCTGACATGATTACGGATGATTCCCTTGCCCTCGAAGAAGCGGCGGCGCTATTTCCCGATCTGGAATTTGAAGATCCCGAAGATAGCGATCGACAAGCCATTCTCGAAATGTTGCAAGAGATTCGCGATCCTGAAGATAATCCCTTCTCAAAATCAAAGCCAGATGTTGGGCAATTCTTCGAGCCGATCACTGCCAATACTGATGAAACTCAGCTTCAAGCCGCAGAAGATTGTTTAACAGTGGGCAGACTGCGATCGCAAAATCAAGATTTCAACGGAGCGATCGTAGCCTACGGTCGAGCGATCGAGCTTGATCCCCACTGTGCTGAAGCCTTCAGTGAAATGGGTAGCGCCTTGGAAACTCTGGGCAGTCCGAATGAAGCGATCGTCGCTTATAAAATGGCATTGCAGTATGAACCGAGTCTGAGTCAAGCCCGTCGTCATCTTCATCGCCTAGAAACCGCTCACAATCTCACGCCTGCTCAGAATTCAACTCCGATTCAAGAGCCAGCCATCACACCGAATTTGCATGTCGAGGAAGTGAGACTCGAAGAACCCGTCACCGATCGTATTTTTGGCGATCGTAAAAAAGCGGCTCCTTCTCGCCGTCGTCGTCCTTGGTTAGCAGCAGGAATTCTCGGAACTGCGGTTGCTGCCGTCTTAGGAGTCTGGGGTTTTTCAACTTGGAAAGCTTCGACTACGCCTTCTCCGAACGATCTTGTAGACACAGTTAGCCAACTCGGTCCCCCTCCAGGCGTGAATCCGAGTCGATCGAGTACCTTAGTCGCGACAGCAACGACTAGCTTTGCTCAAGGAAATCTGCGCGTTGGACAAGACGCGATCGAGGAACTTCTAGAGAATGGTGAAGTCGTTGCGGCTGAGAGTGCCATACAAAACGTTCCACCCGACAAATTGAACAATGGGACGGTGAGCTTTTTGCGGGGTCGAATTGCCTGGCAAGCACTCCAGCAAAAACGAGGAAACTACAGCCTCAATGATGCTCAAGGTTTCTTTGAAGAAGCACTGAAATCGAATCGTACCCCGAAAGTGCTCAACGCATTGGGATTTGTGTACTACGCTCAAAACACTCGAAATAGTCTCGATCGAGCCAGAAGAACCTGGCAGGAAGCGGCGGAACTGGCTGACAGCACCGGAGCAAAACAAGAAGCGCTTACGGCTCGTGCTGGATTAGCGCTAGTTCTGAATAAATTCGCGCGATCGCGAACCGGCAATCAACGCAATCAACTTCGACAGCAAGCGACCACCCTGCGCGATCAAGTGCTGCAAAATAAAGCCTTTCAGATCGACGAGTTGAGCAAAAACTGGTATTGGAATGAAATGGCGATCGCGGATTGGAGAGCATTACTCGCTGTCAAGTAATACTGCAAAATCGCGGTTGCCAAAATTCGATAGAGTAGAATCGAATCATTGAGTTGCACGGTCTGAATCTATGAATTCTGATACTGTTGTTCGCATCTTACAAAAAAGCTTTCGCGTGACGCTCGGAGCCACTGCTGCTTTGGTTGAAATTCTCCAAGATCCTCAGAAGCGAGAATCGAATCTGCACAAAATCAAAGTTGAACTCGATCAACTCACTCGCGAATGGGCGGAAAAAGGTGAAGTGACTGAGCAAGAAGCTCGAACTTATGTGGATCAGTTTATTGCTCAACGTCGGGGTGAGATGAATTCTGGTACGACGGTCACGACGACTGCAACTACGGTTCAAGCTCCGCCTCCAGAGGTTCAGCTTGAATTGCAAGAGCTAACGGCACAATTAGCAGCTATCCGAGCAGAAATTGAACGCTTGAGAACTGAAGAGAATCGATCGTGAAGTGTCTCGGTATTGATTTAGGCTGGAGTTCAAATCCCAGTGGTTTGTGCTGTTTAGAGCTTGATCATGGAGTGTTAACGCTGCGAGATCTGCGGCGGGAAAGCTCGATCGATGAAGTGCTCTCTTGGGTCGATCGATATGCGCCTGATTCTGCGATCGTGGCGGTTGATGCTCCGACAATTATTCCAAATCAAACCGGAATGCGATTGCCGGATCGCCTAGCTCACAAACATTTTGGACGTTATCATGCCGGATGCTATCCTGCGAACTTAGGATTGCCATTTGCCGATCGTACTGTCGGTTTAGGACTGAATTTGGAAGCACGAGGATTTGAACACGCGCCTACGATTGAAGCTCAACATCCAGGACGCTATCAAATCGAAGTGTTTCCACATCCGGCAATGGTGCATTTATTCGGATTGAATCAGATTTTGAAATACAAAAAAGGCACGATCGCACAACGCAAACCAGAATTAGAAAAATTGCGCCAATTCATACTGGAGCGATTACCTCAAATCGAGCCGAGATTAAAGTTAGAAACACTCCCAGAAATTCCCAATAAAGGCGTTGATCTCAAAGCAGTTGAAGATCAGTTGGATAGTTTGATTTGTGCTTATGTCGCGGCGTATTGGTGGTATTGGGGAGCAGAAAAAAACTTAGTATTAGGCGATCGAGCATCAGGGTATATTGTGGTTCCATCCCCTTTGACTTAACGATGCTGGCTTCATTAATTCGATCGCGAAAACTTTGTCTGATTCTCGTTGCTGCCGCGATCGTGCATTTTGGGCTGATTCTGCTCGGTTTACCCAGTTGGCAATGTCCGATTCGAGAAGTGTTGAGAGTGCCTTGTCCGGGGTGTGGAGTTTCTCGCGCCACGATCGAACTTCTACAAGGTCATTTTGATCATGCTTTCAGAATTCACGCTTTTGCTCCGATTGTCGTTCTCGTGGGTGGATTGGTGTTGAGTGCGATCGTGTTGCCAAAATCGCGCCGACTTAAACTTGCTGGAATTGTCGATCGGATTGAACAGCGCACCGGAATCACAATTGTGATCCTGATTAGTTTCTTAATCTATTGGTTAATCCGATTGTTCTTTTTTACGAAGGAAATCTATGACTGGGTGATGTGATGTGTTTTCATAGCTACAGGTTATTGAGGATTTGTTCATGGACGCTTTGCTTGGATTAATCATTCTAGCAGCAGCAATCACGAGCTTTGTGTGTTTCATTCTCGTGTTAATTAAGCTTTTTGGAGATAAAGGAGTTGGCTGGGGAATCTTCGGGATTTTCTGTAGTATTTATACCTTCATCTGGGGTTGGCAGAACATCGATCGATACAACATCAAAAACATCATGGTGCTTTGGTCAGCGATGATCGGTGTCAATCTCGTGCTGCGAATTTTGGCGATCGTGGCGGTGAACAGTCAAGGAAGTTAAGCATCAACAGGGGGAGCGTCTTTCCCTTCAAGACTTACCGCTTCGCAAAATTCGCTGGGTCTTGATCGCGTCGGTGTTTGAGCGGAATCGGTGCACCTTGACCATTTCCCACGAATGCGGCTGTTTCTTCTAACGCAGTTCTAAACCGTTTTGCAGCATAAATCGACATATCACGCGGCACACTAATACGATCGCGTAAATATCGCAACGCCACATCTGATCCTGCTGGTGGGACACAAATTTCACCCGTCATCATCCGAGTTAAGGCACAGCGTAACGCTTCATCGATCACTCGATCGTTTGCGGGATTGACTCGGATAATGTTCGATCGATGTTTGATCACTCGATACAAGGCTTCCTTGCGAGAGGTTTCTGGTTCTGGATAGCTCACATCCGGTAGCTCAAACCAATCCCCCTGATCGACTCGTGCTTTATTCATCAACATTTGCGGTTCGCCATTCTCCCAACATCCACCCATCTGAGGCGGCAAATCGTGAGCGTGAGTGTGAAAATCGCTTTGAGTGCCACGATACGTCGATCGAGTTTCCATCGCATCGAACCAAGCCTTGAAACGCGGATTCTCTTCACGCATCGAATAGCCTTTGTAGTAGTACAAACTCGCATTCATCCGCTCAACATACGGCGTAAAAACCACGTCCACCGTACTGAACTCTTCTAAAAAGTAATCTCCAGGAGTTTGGCTCAATGCCTCTTCAACCCTCGATACAACTTCGATAAATTTCTTGCGCTTCTGTTGCTCATCGCGGGCAGAGTACGACGGATAGCAGAGCCAATTACACCAAGCTCGAAACAGAAGCCGCTCCAGCCATCGAAGCGGGTTGACTCGCGGATCTTCCATTCCAAACTTCAGCACCCCAAACGATCGCTCAAGTGCAATCAGAATGTCATCGCTTTCGGTAATGATTCGACCATCAATCTCGATCGCAGGCAGCATTCCTGATGGGATTTTCCGCTTATACCAAGCTTCTTTTTCCCCATAGCAGAACATTGTCACTTTCTGAATCCGATACGGAATTTGCTTCTCTTCCAGCCACAGCCAGATCTTCTGACAGTACGGACACCAAGCATGATGGTCCCGATACAGCGTCACTCGCACATCCGATTCTGAATGTCCAAAGAGCCGTAACCAGGACTGAGCATTCGTGGAACCATTGACTGGATCGATTTGGTAATCGGTAAGAGCTTCGAGTTCAGTCCAGCTTAGAACGGGCATAAGAGATACGATCGCAACGAGTTCTATCGTGACGGGTTTCGCATCTCTGCGTCAACTAGAATCGTAATCCGACTCCACCTTGCAAAGTCGCAGCGGCTCCTCCATTTCGGTAGCCATCAAACGCAATCACGGCATTTCCAAACACGACAAGATTGCTATTCGGCAGGACGTAATCGATTCCAGGCTGAATCGCGAAGCTGGTCCGATTCCCGACAACAGAATCGCCACCGAGCGGAATTGAAGCCCCTGCACCAATGTAGATATCGGTC
Coding sequences within it:
- a CDS encoding hypothetical protein (hypothetical protein LYNGBM3L_33580;~similar to AA sequence:cyanobase_aa:LBDG_17690) codes for the protein MDQEFFISVTPVRGDEYWVRTERVSPGVPLAEELVTWHVDEWLEQARQLMHDPLLGILRGRMRSLGSSTAGTDALSPNLVELGQKLYNALFQGTIRDSWMTAQGIAQNRREGLRLRLGLKGDRLPRLPWEVLYAGARPLATGTDVVFSRYQANFAPMGTILQPHRPAIELDPSQPLRILMVLAAPTDQEVLELRREANHLRDELLRDGQSDGKIDLTILDQPGREELTQELEQGHYQVLHYAGHSNLGLSGGDLYLVSDRTGLTEVLSGDDLAGLLVNNGVRMAVFNSCRGVYTATADPADETESSNLTDALLKRGIPAVLAMAERIPDDVALTLSRLFYRNLKQRYPIDLSLSRARQGLLSSYGSNQLYWALPILYLHPDFDGYLQPTALPESNYSLPDPQLALSSFAIDPDMITDDSLALEEAAALFPDLEFEDPEDSDRQAILEMLQEIRDPEDNPFSKSKPDVGQFFEPITANTDETQLQAAEDCLTVGRLRSQNQDFNGAIVAYGRAIELDPHCAEAFSEMGSALETLGSPNEAIVAYKMALQYEPSLSQARRHLHRLETAHNLTPAQNSTPIQEPAITPNLHVEEVRLEEPVTDRIFGDRKKAAPSRRRRPWLAAGILGTAVAAVLGVWGFSTWKASTTPSPNDLVDTVSQLGPPPGVNPSRSSTLVATATTSFAQGNLRVGQDAIEELLENGEVVAAESAIQNVPPDKLNNGTVSFLRGRIAWQALQQKRGNYSLNDAQGFFEEALKSNRTPKVLNALGFVYYAQNTRNSLDRARRTWQEAAELADSTGAKQEALTARAGLALVLNKFARSRTGNQRNQLRQQATTLRDQVLQNKAFQIDELSKNWYWNEMAIADWRALLAVK
- a CDS encoding hypothetical protein (similar to AA sequence:cyanobase_aa:LBDG_41190), with the translated sequence MNSDTVVRILQKSFRVTLGATAALVEILQDPQKRESNLHKIKVELDQLTREWAEKGEVTEQEARTYVDQFIAQRRGEMNSGTTVTTTATTVQAPPPEVQLELQELTAQLAAIRAEIERLRTEENRS
- a CDS encoding hypothetical protein (hypothetical protein FJSC11DRAFT_3986;~similar to AA sequence:cyanobase_aa:LBDG_41200) encodes the protein MKCLGIDLGWSSNPSGLCCLELDHGVLTLRDLRRESSIDEVLSWVDRYAPDSAIVAVDAPTIIPNQTGMRLPDRLAHKHFGRYHAGCYPANLGLPFADRTVGLGLNLEARGFEHAPTIEAQHPGRYQIEVFPHPAMVHLFGLNQILKYKKGTIAQRKPELEKLRQFILERLPQIEPRLKLETLPEIPNKGVDLKAVEDQLDSLICAYVAAYWWYWGAEKNLVLGDRASGYIVVPSPLT
- a CDS encoding hypothetical protein (hypothetical protein Syn8016DRAFT_1893;~similar to AA sequence:cyanobase_aa:LBDG_41210) — encoded protein: MLASLIRSRKLCLILVAAAIVHFGLILLGLPSWQCPIREVLRVPCPGCGVSRATIELLQGHFDHAFRIHAFAPIVVLVGGLVLSAIVLPKSRRLKLAGIVDRIEQRTGITIVILISFLIYWLIRLFFFTKEIYDWVM
- a CDS encoding hypothetical protein (similar to AA sequence:cyanobase_aa:LBDG_41220); its protein translation is MDALLGLIILAAAITSFVCFILVLIKLFGDKGVGWGIFGIFCSIYTFIWGWQNIDRYNIKNIMVLWSAMIGVNLVLRILAIVAVNSQGS
- a CDS encoding hypothetical protein (hypothetical protein L8106_02837;~similar to AA sequence:cyanobase_aa:LBDG_36730), which encodes MPVLSWTELEALTDYQIDPVNGSTNAQSWLRLFGHSESDVRVTLYRDHHAWCPYCQKIWLWLEEKQIPYRIQKVTMFCYGEKEAWYKRKIPSGMLPAIEIDGRIITESDDILIALERSFGVLKFGMEDPRVNPLRWLERLLFRAWCNWLCYPSYSARDEQQKRKKFIEVVSRVEEALSQTPGDYFLEEFSTVDVVFTPYVERMNASLYYYKGYSMREENPRFKAWFDAMETRSTYRGTQSDFHTHAHDLPPQMGGCWENGEPQMLMNKARVDQGDWFELPDVSYPEPETSRKEALYRVIKHRSNIIRVNPANDRVIDEALRCALTRMMTGEICVPPAGSDVALRYLRDRISVPRDMSIYAAKRFRTALEETAAFVGNGQGAPIPLKHRRDQDPANFAKR